From a region of the Vaginimicrobium propionicum genome:
- the leuS gene encoding leucine--tRNA ligase: MPGDNSEISRRGYDIVEAQEKWQKFWEENATFATCDDGSRPRRYVLDMFPYPSGDLHMGHAEAYAMGDVPARLWRMQGFDVMHPIGWDSFGLPAENAAIRNNEHPAQWTYENIDTQKRSFKRYGLSLDWSRELHTSDPEYYRWTQWLFLRFYERGLAYRKDSYVNWCPKDMTVLANEQVVNGECERCHTPVTKRKLNQWYFKITEYAQRLLDDMSKIEKGWPERVLAMQRNWIGRSEGALVDFKVDGRQDPITVFTTRPDTLYGATFMVVAPDSELANELVSDSQRQAFEEYLEQVKKHTEIERQATTHEKTGVYLGVNATNPVTGEKIPMWAADYVLSDYGTGAIMAVPAHDQRDLEFALKYGLEIRVVIETGEEDPATSGVATVGDGRYVNSGPLNGLDNKAEGVARTVKVLKERGTGEATVTYRLRDWLLSRQRFWGCPIPIIHCPNCGEIPVADDQLPVLLPDLRGGDLNPKGTSPLAGDAASQWRNVECPRCGADAQRDTDTMDTFVDSSWYFYRYCSPSYEDGPFNPTDVARWMPVQQYVGGVEHAILHLLYMRFFAKVLHDMGLIEFDEPMERLLNQGQVINDGKAMSKSLGNGVDLGKQIDEYGVDAVRLTMVFAGPPEDDIDWAELSPASSLRFLQRAWRIAADVTSEVGLDPANGDQALRKISHKTVHDIAELVSIGRFNVAVARVMELVNATRKAIDKGPGGGDPAIREAAEFVAQSLSLVAPYVAEEMWEMLGHTPSVANSTWPKADPQLLVAESVTLVVQVQGKVRARLEINPNVSEEDALAAALADENVQRALGEREIAKTIIRLPKMISIVPKK, translated from the coding sequence GTGCCAGGCGACAATAGTGAAATCTCTCGTAGGGGCTACGACATTGTTGAGGCTCAAGAGAAATGGCAAAAGTTCTGGGAAGAAAACGCTACCTTCGCTACTTGCGACGACGGCTCTCGTCCGCGCCGCTATGTCCTCGATATGTTCCCTTACCCCTCTGGCGATTTACACATGGGGCACGCGGAAGCCTACGCCATGGGGGATGTGCCGGCCAGACTTTGGAGAATGCAAGGCTTCGATGTCATGCACCCAATTGGGTGGGATTCTTTCGGTCTGCCGGCGGAAAACGCGGCGATTAGAAATAACGAACACCCAGCTCAGTGGACTTATGAGAATATCGACACCCAGAAACGTTCTTTCAAGCGCTACGGTTTGAGCTTGGATTGGTCGCGGGAACTGCACACCTCCGACCCTGAGTACTACCGCTGGACGCAGTGGTTATTTCTGCGTTTTTATGAGCGGGGTTTAGCCTACCGAAAAGACTCGTATGTCAATTGGTGCCCGAAAGATATGACGGTGTTAGCCAATGAACAGGTTGTCAATGGTGAATGTGAACGTTGTCACACTCCGGTGACTAAACGCAAGCTAAATCAGTGGTATTTCAAGATCACTGAATATGCTCAGCGACTACTAGACGATATGTCCAAAATCGAAAAAGGTTGGCCGGAGAGGGTTCTGGCCATGCAGCGTAACTGGATAGGTCGCTCCGAGGGTGCCCTTGTCGACTTCAAAGTGGATGGTCGCCAAGATCCAATCACTGTTTTTACTACCCGTCCAGACACTCTATACGGAGCCACTTTCATGGTGGTTGCACCCGATTCCGAGTTGGCTAACGAATTAGTTTCGGACTCTCAGCGTCAGGCTTTCGAAGAATATCTTGAGCAGGTTAAGAAACATACTGAAATTGAGCGTCAGGCAACCACCCACGAGAAGACCGGTGTTTATCTTGGGGTAAACGCGACCAATCCGGTGACTGGTGAAAAGATTCCCATGTGGGCTGCTGACTACGTCCTTTCTGATTATGGGACGGGTGCGATTATGGCTGTGCCAGCTCACGATCAGCGTGACTTGGAATTCGCTTTGAAATATGGGTTGGAAATACGAGTAGTTATCGAGACCGGCGAGGAAGACCCAGCGACAAGTGGTGTCGCCACTGTCGGTGACGGACGTTATGTGAACTCTGGACCTCTAAACGGTCTAGATAACAAGGCCGAAGGTGTGGCAAGAACCGTCAAGGTGCTTAAAGAGCGCGGTACTGGAGAAGCCACCGTAACCTATCGGCTAAGAGACTGGCTGCTTTCTAGGCAGCGTTTCTGGGGCTGCCCAATTCCTATTATTCATTGTCCTAACTGCGGTGAAATCCCGGTAGCAGATGATCAGCTTCCGGTGTTATTACCAGATTTGCGCGGTGGGGATTTAAACCCCAAGGGCACTAGTCCACTGGCTGGTGATGCGGCTAGCCAGTGGCGCAATGTCGAGTGTCCGCGCTGTGGAGCAGATGCTCAGCGCGATACAGACACCATGGATACTTTCGTGGATTCATCTTGGTACTTCTATCGCTACTGCTCTCCCAGCTACGAAGATGGCCCATTTAACCCAACAGATGTGGCTCGCTGGATGCCTGTTCAGCAATATGTAGGTGGGGTAGAACACGCTATTTTACACCTGCTCTATATGAGGTTCTTTGCGAAAGTACTGCATGATATGGGGCTCATCGAATTCGATGAGCCTATGGAACGCCTACTAAATCAAGGCCAGGTGATAAACGACGGCAAAGCCATGTCGAAATCACTAGGTAACGGGGTCGATCTTGGCAAACAAATTGACGAATATGGCGTTGATGCTGTGCGTTTGACAATGGTTTTCGCCGGTCCGCCAGAGGATGATATTGACTGGGCAGAGCTTTCTCCAGCCTCCTCACTACGGTTCTTGCAGCGAGCTTGGCGCATAGCGGCTGATGTGACTAGTGAGGTTGGTCTAGATCCGGCCAATGGCGACCAAGCACTGAGGAAGATATCGCATAAGACCGTTCACGATATTGCCGAATTGGTTAGTATCGGCCGATTCAATGTTGCAGTAGCCAGAGTCATGGAGTTGGTTAACGCCACTAGAAAAGCTATCGATAAGGGGCCTGGTGGTGGCGACCCAGCAATTCGAGAAGCAGCGGAGTTTGTTGCTCAATCTCTGAGCTTGGTGGCTCCTTATGTCGCTGAAGAGATGTGGGAGATGCTCGGACATACTCCATCAGTGGCTAATTCGACCTGGCCAAAGGCTGACCCGCAACTATTGGTTGCTGAATCAGTGACCTTAGTCGTCCAGGTGCAAGGAAAGGTGCGTGCGCGCCTGGAAATTAACCCGAATGTCAGCGAAGAGGATGCTTTGGCTGCGGCATTGGCAGACGAGAATGTTCAGCGGGCGTTGGGTGAGCGTGAGATAGCTAAGACCATCATTCGCTTACCGAAGATGATTTCTATCGTTCCCAAAAAATAG
- a CDS encoding helix-hairpin-helix domain-containing protein — MPKSSAATDVRLRQLIADATPRRALRLSGDQESQEDFESVDERLEAELDEAYAVRARKLAKPLPNPRESKLWEFGKSHLAGVAVVLITAVIFVAFQINRAQSAPIPEIQPSVVVSSATPTSSASTKQFRIHIYGQVTNPGVISCSEGSRVIDVVDKAAGFTDQAWLGELNLAEPVPDGAQIYVGTGPNDPSQLRGANTESQSSQNPSSKINLNTATQSQLETLPGVGPATAQAIINYRDTNGTFSDITQLQNVDGIGAKTFAKLSGLVTV; from the coding sequence GTGCCTAAGTCCTCGGCTGCTACAGACGTCAGGTTGCGTCAGCTTATAGCTGACGCAACCCCTAGGCGTGCCCTGCGATTAAGCGGTGATCAGGAGAGTCAGGAAGACTTCGAGTCAGTTGATGAGAGACTTGAAGCCGAACTTGACGAAGCCTATGCTGTCCGCGCCCGAAAATTAGCCAAACCATTGCCTAACCCTCGCGAATCTAAACTGTGGGAATTTGGGAAAAGTCACCTTGCCGGTGTGGCGGTAGTACTTATAACTGCTGTTATCTTTGTGGCATTCCAAATCAATCGTGCCCAATCCGCCCCGATACCTGAGATTCAACCATCAGTGGTGGTTTCCTCAGCCACACCAACCTCAAGTGCTAGTACTAAACAGTTTCGCATCCACATTTACGGCCAGGTAACAAATCCAGGAGTTATCTCATGCTCAGAAGGTAGCCGGGTCATAGATGTGGTCGACAAAGCGGCGGGTTTTACTGACCAAGCCTGGCTTGGAGAATTAAATTTGGCTGAGCCAGTGCCTGATGGGGCACAAATCTATGTGGGCACCGGTCCTAACGACCCTAGTCAGCTTCGTGGGGCGAATACAGAAAGCCAATCTAGCCAAAACCCAAGCTCGAAAATCAATCTAAATACCGCTACCCAAAGCCAGCTAGAGACTCTGCCAGGGGTCGGGCCAGCAACTGCTCAAGCGATAATCAATTACAGAGATACTAACGGGACGTTTTCAGACATTACGCAACTACAAAATGTTGATGGTATCGGGGCAAAAACCTTCGCCAAACTCTCTGGCCTGGTGACCGTGTGA